One stretch of Candidatus Poribacteria bacterium DNA includes these proteins:
- a CDS encoding sugar phosphate isomerase/epimerase, with protein sequence MKLGYSTWGMPTVPIDTAISHLANLGYDGVELTIIPRFTTELSTLDAAERKRIASLLEQHNLALPAIAAHSSLLEIDPDAHAKNMWRLKGGVDLAVELVQGDEPPAVNTTPGGKPEDWDRNKEFLAERVGELVDYGASRGVTIAMEPHIGAIIDTPAKVLELLEIVNSPYLKVNFDISHFDIVGMPTEETVAALAAVSAHTHVKDQRGTAPDHEFLIPGEGPFDYVGYLKEMQAHGYDGFITAEVSFMVQAREDYDPLAAATLSYQTLSNAFTEAGIERG encoded by the coding sequence ATGAAACTTGGATATAGCACCTGGGGGATGCCCACCGTCCCCATAGACACCGCCATCTCCCATCTCGCGAACCTCGGATACGATGGCGTTGAACTCACCATCATTCCACGCTTCACGACTGAACTCAGCACGCTTGACGCTGCAGAACGGAAACGGATTGCCTCTCTATTAGAACAGCACAACTTAGCACTACCGGCAATTGCAGCACACTCCAGTCTGTTGGAAATAGATCCGGACGCACACGCCAAAAATATGTGGCGGCTGAAAGGGGGTGTCGATCTGGCAGTAGAACTCGTGCAAGGCGATGAACCACCTGCAGTTAACACGACTCCTGGCGGAAAACCGGAGGATTGGGATAGAAACAAAGAATTTCTCGCCGAGCGGGTGGGAGAACTCGTCGATTACGGAGCATCACGCGGCGTTACCATCGCTATGGAACCGCACATCGGCGCAATCATTGACACACCTGCAAAAGTGCTTGAACTCTTAGAAATCGTCAATTCACCGTATCTCAAAGTCAACTTCGACATCAGTCATTTTGATATCGTTGGTATGCCGACGGAAGAAACGGTGGCGGCGTTAGCAGCGGTATCAGCACATACACACGTCAAAGACCAGCGCGGCACTGCTCCTGACCACGAATTCCTCATCCCTGGCGAAGGGCCTTTTGATTATGTTGGCTACCTCAAGGAGATGCAGGCACACGGTTACGATGGATTCATCACTGCCGAAGTGAGCTTTATGGTGCAGGCACGAGAAGACTATGATCCGCTCGCCGCTGCGACGCTCTCATATCAAACACTGTCAAACGCCTTTACGGAAGCTGGAATTGAACGAGGATAA
- a CDS encoding SDR family NAD(P)-dependent oxidoreductase, whose product MTKQNRKVLITGGTGILGSAVTKAYLAQGDTVAVTYLFENEVETFKKFNPDLFEDVTFLFANVTEETEVQKTIEEFVSQFGSLDVLVNIVGGFVGGIPTAELEEDRWDFMMNLNLKSVFLCCKTAIPHMTAQGYGKIINVSARAGLKGEAGLSAYCVSKGGVRTLTESLAAEVMDSGVNVNAIMPSIMDTPMNREAMPDEDHDRWVAPADVAKVICFLTSDDATIINGAAIPVYGRA is encoded by the coding sequence ATGACAAAACAGAACCGCAAAGTCCTCATCACCGGCGGCACCGGTATATTAGGGAGTGCTGTCACCAAAGCCTACCTCGCCCAAGGCGACACTGTCGCTGTCACATATCTGTTTGAGAACGAAGTTGAGACTTTCAAAAAGTTCAATCCAGACCTTTTTGAAGATGTCACCTTCCTCTTTGCGAATGTTACCGAGGAAACCGAAGTTCAGAAGACCATTGAGGAATTCGTATCCCAATTTGGTTCGTTGGATGTCCTAGTGAACATTGTTGGCGGGTTTGTCGGTGGGATCCCAACTGCGGAGCTTGAAGAGGATAGATGGGACTTCATGATGAACCTCAACCTCAAGTCGGTTTTCCTCTGTTGTAAGACGGCAATTCCGCACATGACCGCGCAGGGTTATGGGAAGATCATTAATGTCTCTGCGCGCGCTGGATTAAAAGGTGAGGCGGGATTGAGTGCCTACTGTGTCTCTAAAGGCGGTGTACGTACTTTAACCGAATCATTGGCTGCAGAGGTGATGGATTCGGGAGTGAATGTCAACGCCATTATGCCGAGCATTATGGACACCCCCATGAATCGGGAAGCCATGCCAGACGAAGACCACGACCGATGGGTAGCCCCCGCCGATGTTGCCAAGGTAATCTGTTTCCTCACTTCCGACGATGCGACTATCATCAACGGTGCTGCTATACCTGTTTACGGCAGAGCCTAA
- a CDS encoding GNAT family N-acetyltransferase has translation MARYDLENLPRLRCPDGYHIRTYQCGDEVYWARIMDRTFVDQGRTSEDTYANVINQPNFDPDGFCFAVHRDVPIGTACAWNRCHRGKPIGYIDMLAVLPEHTGHKLGKWLTVFLLRYFKTRHVAYVMLDTDDFRLPAIKNYLNLGFVPVHRDENHLARWQNIFEKLDIF, from the coding sequence ATGGCTCGGTATGATTTGGAGAATCTACCGAGGCTTCGGTGTCCTGATGGCTATCATATCCGAACCTATCAGTGCGGGGATGAAGTCTATTGGGCACGAATAATGGATAGAACCTTTGTAGACCAAGGCAGAACCTCTGAAGATACTTATGCTAACGTTATCAACCAACCCAATTTTGATCCAGATGGATTCTGCTTCGCCGTCCACAGAGATGTCCCTATTGGCACGGCGTGTGCTTGGAATAGGTGTCACCGTGGCAAACCGATCGGCTACATTGATATGCTCGCTGTGCTTCCAGAACATACCGGACATAAACTTGGAAAATGGCTGACAGTGTTTCTCCTGCGCTATTTTAAAACGCGGCATGTGGCGTATGTCATGTTAGACACGGACGATTTTCGTCTGCCTGCAATCAAGAATTATCTTAACTTGGGGTTTGTTCCCGTTCATAGAGATGAGAATCATCTGGCACGTTGGCAAAATATCTTTGAAAAATTGGACATTTTCTAA
- a CDS encoding sulfatase-like hydrolase/transferase: MMSTPNVLLLMTDQQRSDAMGCSGDWVQTPNLDRIASEGVRFTNCVTTSPVCIPTRLSLATGLYPHNTHVWNNMNHQMPPETPTWMQAVREAGYRTSLFGKTHLHPHNGDLREREGLMNAYGLDDVNEIGGPRASANVLSHMTAEWETKGLWDAYRADYRERFSTKPHLVRPSTLGLENYADVYVGQQAKQYLQNYDREEPWCCWVSFGGPHEPWDTPEPYASMYDPEGMPPAIPRPPAGERPRGHLDRLMQRVNPTFEPGEIGRLRANYAGNVTLIDAQIGEILDTIEARGELENTIIVHTSDHGEMNGDYGLIYKSNFLNGAVRIPLLVRTPDSTNAGSICDSPTEWIDIGPTLVELIGGELEHRQFGKSLCPVLTQPETTHREFAISEIEGEIMLLNQEWKAAVNAEGEVYLLFDVQNDPDETQNLAGRPEVADVETALRLQILERLMQTQLKKPFW; the protein is encoded by the coding sequence ATGATGAGTACGCCAAACGTGCTTCTGCTAATGACAGATCAACAGCGGTCGGACGCGATGGGCTGCAGTGGTGATTGGGTGCAGACCCCAAATCTGGATCGCATCGCAAGTGAAGGTGTCCGATTCACCAACTGCGTCACAACATCGCCGGTTTGTATCCCGACGCGGCTCAGTTTGGCAACAGGTTTGTATCCCCACAACACCCATGTCTGGAACAACATGAACCATCAGATGCCTCCTGAAACGCCGACATGGATGCAAGCTGTGCGCGAGGCTGGCTATAGGACGAGCCTTTTCGGTAAGACACATCTCCACCCACACAACGGTGATCTACGAGAACGCGAAGGATTGATGAACGCCTACGGGTTAGACGATGTGAACGAAATCGGTGGACCGCGGGCAAGCGCGAACGTCCTGTCGCACATGACGGCGGAATGGGAGACGAAAGGACTTTGGGATGCCTATCGCGCCGATTATCGCGAACGGTTCAGCACGAAACCGCATCTCGTCCGTCCGTCAACGTTGGGACTTGAAAATTACGCCGATGTCTATGTCGGACAGCAGGCGAAGCAATACCTCCAGAACTATGATCGAGAGGAACCTTGGTGCTGTTGGGTCAGTTTCGGTGGACCACATGAGCCATGGGACACGCCTGAACCTTACGCCAGCATGTATGACCCCGAAGGTATGCCGCCAGCGATACCACGTCCACCTGCCGGAGAGCGTCCACGTGGACATTTAGATCGACTGATGCAGCGGGTGAACCCAACGTTTGAACCCGGTGAGATCGGAAGACTCCGAGCGAATTACGCAGGCAACGTCACGCTCATTGATGCACAGATCGGCGAGATTCTCGACACAATTGAGGCACGCGGCGAACTTGAAAATACAATCATTGTTCACACCTCCGACCACGGTGAAATGAATGGTGATTATGGACTTATCTATAAAAGCAATTTTCTGAACGGCGCAGTCCGCATTCCACTACTCGTGCGAACCCCTGACAGCACAAACGCCGGAAGTATTTGCGACAGTCCCACGGAATGGATTGACATCGGTCCAACGCTTGTTGAATTGATAGGAGGGGAATTAGAGCATCGTCAATTCGGGAAGTCGTTGTGCCCAGTCCTCACACAACCGGAAACGACACATCGTGAATTTGCAATTTCAGAGATAGAGGGTGAGATTATGCTCCTAAATCAGGAGTGGAAGGCTGCTGTCAACGCGGAGGGTGAAGTCTATCTCCTATTTGATGTGCAGAACGACCCGGATGAAACACAGAATCTCGCCGGTAGACCTGAAGTGGCGGATGTTGAAACGGCATTGCGCCTGCAAATCTTAGAGCGGCTTATGCAGACGCAACTGAAAAAACCGTTTTGGTAG
- a CDS encoding GNAT family N-acetyltransferase translates to MPRQLRMVRPNLEDLPELELPAGYSMRTYQKGDEGHWANIISDSFGGRKRTAQDTRNEITGRDVFLPDGLYFATYHDTPVGTACAWRESVDEKDVGYVHMVGVVAEHTGHKLGKWVSLAVLTYFRDNGFISAMLDTDDFRIPAVKTYLNLGFVPVYVEDEQPERWRKIFEKLGLPSMSEEITNVRETLPEELWTKVSR, encoded by the coding sequence ATGCCACGACAACTTAGAATGGTACGTCCCAATCTGGAAGATTTACCAGAGTTAGAACTTCCGGCAGGCTACAGCATGAGAACCTATCAAAAGGGTGACGAGGGGCACTGGGCAAATATCATCAGCGACTCGTTCGGTGGCAGAAAACGCACCGCGCAGGATACGAGGAACGAAATTACTGGCAGAGACGTATTTCTCCCTGACGGACTCTACTTCGCAACGTATCACGACACGCCTGTTGGGACTGCCTGTGCGTGGCGGGAATCTGTAGATGAAAAGGATGTCGGATATGTGCACATGGTAGGCGTTGTCGCTGAACACACCGGACATAAACTCGGAAAATGGGTTTCGCTCGCTGTTCTCACGTACTTCCGCGATAACGGATTCATAAGTGCAATGCTGGATACCGACGATTTTCGTATCCCTGCTGTAAAGACCTATCTGAATCTGGGATTCGTCCCTGTTTACGTTGAAGACGAACAACCGGAACGATGGCGGAAGATTTTTGAGAAACTTGGACTGCCCTCTATGTCAGAAGAAATCACAAACGTTAGAGAAACGCTCCCTGAGGAACTGTGGACGAAAGTTTCACGTTAA
- a CDS encoding glycosyltransferase family 39 protein, with translation MRVPLAVRNCFRLPDSFVIAAILIIGFSFRLIGVNVGLPDSPDPREVLIAQDVLNLIHFTAPPQIYNWPGTAWFYIIAGVGKLLSFCGWHPTETGVILLARCINVLLSTATLWFTYRIGFHCYSKRVGQLAAGLLAVAMLHATNESRFALVDIPATFCVALFFWCLTRARSASTTLTFQTAISLGVIVGVGFAVKFTTVFVVFALLCFISSRHFYRRLATIVGISALTFTFLCPYWLIDLISPEWNLFFADFWYEASHYHWGHFGLITTAESDWLSRFIYLWTLLKWGMGLPLALLSSLGVLYALVLLKAGSSQQGAEKREKGKDRDPNLPTFQPSNQESSSLPPFQSILLLSFVVPYLLFIGIHKVKFVRHLLILYPILTVLAATALRHFPNIIEMLSEAIGSRKDGNLQYPTVVNTFGKWFHVILGGVVVLYSFVYTVSFASVLLTQPTRIEVSNWVAAHIPPEESIATAPEILFDWLLPELELVTDEGAKWVLILVPDLEVFQKYGEHPQSYQDRDWYPLSVIDLEGTLEFYTRVLGEGSPYKLQKTFRRRPEFFGIQISDSGAPFPMRALAHPELRVYRHLDEIVP, from the coding sequence ATGAGAGTGCCTCTCGCGGTGAGAAACTGTTTTCGTTTACCCGATAGTTTTGTTATAGCTGCGATTCTCATCATCGGCTTCAGTTTTCGCCTCATCGGCGTAAACGTTGGCTTGCCCGATTCTCCCGACCCACGTGAAGTTCTAATCGCACAAGATGTGCTGAATCTCATCCACTTCACGGCACCTCCACAAATCTACAACTGGCCCGGAACAGCGTGGTTTTACATCATTGCTGGCGTAGGCAAATTGCTATCGTTCTGTGGTTGGCATCCGACAGAGACCGGCGTGATTTTATTGGCACGCTGCATCAATGTCCTGTTGTCCACAGCAACGCTTTGGTTTACCTATCGTATTGGATTTCACTGTTACAGCAAACGTGTAGGTCAACTTGCAGCGGGATTACTCGCTGTTGCGATGTTACACGCCACCAACGAGTCGCGTTTTGCACTTGTTGACATTCCCGCAACCTTCTGTGTAGCACTGTTTTTCTGGTGCCTGACGCGTGCGCGTTCTGCTTCAACTACGCTTACGTTTCAAACCGCGATATCGCTCGGTGTCATTGTAGGAGTCGGTTTCGCTGTCAAATTTACGACTGTTTTTGTCGTTTTTGCCTTGTTGTGTTTTATCAGTAGCAGGCATTTTTATCGTAGGCTTGCGACAATTGTTGGCATCTCTGCTTTGACGTTTACCTTCCTCTGTCCGTATTGGCTCATAGATTTAATTTCACCGGAATGGAATCTCTTTTTTGCGGATTTTTGGTATGAAGCCTCTCACTATCACTGGGGACACTTCGGTCTCATTACTACAGCAGAATCTGATTGGCTGAGTCGGTTTATTTATCTATGGACACTCCTAAAATGGGGCATGGGGCTGCCACTCGCGCTTCTCTCCAGTTTGGGAGTTTTGTATGCACTCGTGTTGCTTAAAGCGGGCAGCAGTCAGCAAGGGGCTGAAAAAAGGGAAAAAGGGAAGGATAGGGATCCCAACCTTCCAACCTTCCAACCTTCCAACCAAGAATCTTCCAGTCTTCCACCCTTCCAATCCATCCTCTTACTATCTTTCGTTGTTCCTTATTTACTGTTTATCGGGATACACAAGGTTAAGTTTGTGCGTCATCTGTTAATACTCTATCCAATACTCACCGTGCTTGCTGCTACCGCACTCAGACATTTCCCGAATATTATAGAAATGCTTTCGGAAGCGATAGGTTCACGTAAAGATGGAAACCTCCAATATCCTACTGTAGTCAACACGTTTGGGAAGTGGTTTCACGTAATCTTGGGTGGTGTTGTCGTGCTTTACTCGTTTGTTTATACCGTCTCTTTTGCTTCTGTCCTGCTCACGCAACCCACTCGAATTGAGGTATCGAACTGGGTAGCCGCGCACATTCCTCCAGAAGAATCTATTGCTACTGCTCCCGAAATCCTATTCGACTGGCTTCTCCCTGAATTGGAGTTGGTGACTGATGAAGGGGCGAAGTGGGTTCTTATCCTGGTGCCGGATCTCGAAGTGTTCCAAAAATACGGAGAGCATCCTCAATCTTATCAAGATAGGGATTGGTATCCTCTGAGTGTAATTGACTTGGAAGGGACCCTTGAATTTTACACACGCGTTTTAGGGGAAGGAAGCCCATACAAATTGCAAAAGACTTTTCGGCGGCGACCGGAGTTCTTCGGTATCCAGATATCTGATAGCGGCGCGCCGTTTCCGATGCGTGCACTCGCACATCCTGAACTCCGCGTTTATCGTCATCTCGATGAAATAGTGCCGTGA
- a CDS encoding TIM barrel protein, whose product MSEPAKEATEYCFSFGPWNIHEGLDPFGPPVRESFSFDEKVGFYRDLGFVGIQFHDDDIVPDIDEKTHAQLIARTKSVKTQLDNHGLTAEVVAPRLWESPQTIDGAYTSNFPEERQYALERSKRCVDVANEIGCKNLVLWLAREGTYIRETKDAAGAVGQILDAINALLEYDPEIRILIEPKPNEPMDIAYIPTIGHAIGLAYASNAPARVGGLIESAHAILAGLEPSDEMGYALYHKKLWSVHLNDQNGLKFDQDKAFGSVNLRRAFNQVRVLEENGYGENGEFVGLDVKVMRTQPRDISTKHLLSSRRTFLNLLEKVRTLDKKVEQEFIAARDYEGLDFYILEHLLGV is encoded by the coding sequence ATGAGCGAACCTGCTAAAGAAGCAACAGAATACTGTTTCTCTTTTGGACCATGGAACATACATGAAGGGTTAGACCCCTTCGGACCGCCCGTTCGAGAGTCGTTCAGTTTTGACGAAAAGGTTGGATTTTATCGGGACCTCGGTTTTGTTGGAATTCAATTTCACGACGATGACATCGTGCCAGATATTGATGAGAAAACACACGCGCAGCTAATCGCGCGGACAAAAAGCGTCAAAACACAACTTGACAATCACGGTCTGACAGCAGAGGTGGTAGCACCACGGTTATGGGAATCCCCACAGACGATTGATGGGGCTTATACCTCCAACTTCCCAGAAGAACGACAGTATGCGCTGGAACGCTCAAAACGGTGTGTAGATGTTGCCAATGAGATCGGGTGTAAAAACCTTGTCTTATGGCTTGCCCGCGAAGGCACTTATATTCGCGAAACGAAAGACGCAGCGGGTGCGGTTGGGCAGATACTGGACGCGATTAACGCACTGCTTGAATATGACCCAGAAATCCGAATCTTAATTGAACCGAAACCGAATGAACCGATGGACATCGCCTATATTCCAACCATCGGGCATGCTATCGGTTTGGCTTATGCGAGCAATGCGCCAGCGCGCGTCGGTGGATTAATTGAAAGTGCACACGCCATCCTCGCAGGATTAGAACCCTCCGATGAAATGGGGTACGCGCTCTATCATAAGAAACTTTGGAGTGTACATCTCAACGACCAAAATGGGTTAAAATTCGACCAAGATAAGGCTTTCGGTTCCGTTAATTTGCGACGAGCATTTAATCAGGTGCGAGTCCTTGAAGAGAACGGATACGGTGAAAACGGTGAATTCGTGGGGTTGGATGTGAAAGTCATGCGAACACAACCACGCGACATCTCAACAAAACATTTACTGAGCAGTCGCAGAACCTTCCTTAACCTACTCGAAAAGGTCCGAACGTTGGATAAAAAGGTCGAACAGGAGTTTATCGCAGCCCGAGACTATGAAGGTTTGGACTTCTACATTCTCGAACACCTTCTTGGGGTGTAA
- a CDS encoding shikimate kinase has protein sequence MKRPFKPSPNIVLVGFMGTGKTSVGKRLATQLRMRYVDTDDIIERDSGRRISNIFEEDGEAAFRELESEAVLKVSKRHNSVISTGGGVVLKEANMIALKQNGVVFCLTATPEEIYRRVGHQTHRPLLQTPDPLAKIQSMLAERRPYYEEADYMVRTTGRSFGEIILHIKRMFVKSTRSPK, from the coding sequence GTGAAACGACCGTTCAAACCCTCCCCCAATATCGTGCTTGTTGGTTTTATGGGAACTGGAAAAACTTCTGTCGGTAAACGGCTCGCGACACAACTCAGGATGCGTTATGTGGACACAGACGACATTATTGAGCGAGATAGCGGGCGACGTATCAGCAATATCTTTGAGGAGGACGGGGAAGCCGCTTTTCGAGAACTTGAAAGCGAAGCCGTTCTTAAAGTTTCCAAACGGCATAATTCCGTTATCTCTACAGGGGGCGGTGTCGTCTTGAAAGAAGCCAACATGATAGCACTGAAGCAGAACGGCGTTGTTTTTTGTCTAACAGCAACCCCTGAAGAAATCTATCGGCGGGTTGGACACCAGACACATCGACCGTTGCTCCAAACACCCGATCCGCTCGCGAAGATCCAGTCAATGTTAGCAGAACGCCGTCCTTATTATGAAGAAGCAGATTATATGGTGAGAACGACAGGACGCTCATTCGGTGAAATCATCTTGCACATCAAACGGATGTTTGTAAAAAGCACCAGGAGTCCAAAATGA
- a CDS encoding nucleoside monophosphate kinase: MTTDISPLHEPDGPCYHAVMLVGPPGVGKGTQGKMLSQIPGIFHVSSGDMFRELDINSKCGQIFQEYAGIGKLVPDHITIKIWQDYMEAKVREQVYSPESDLLILDGIPRNITQASLMASYVNIFKVIYLVCEDREVMFKRIRGRALKESRIDDAEEMVVRYRWDVYKRETEPLIDHYPQDLIRIIDANTIAVDVLHQILSTIVPIQKNHFKPPSM, from the coding sequence ATGACAACAGATATAAGCCCTCTACACGAGCCGGATGGACCGTGTTACCACGCGGTGATGCTTGTCGGTCCCCCCGGTGTTGGCAAGGGAACACAAGGGAAAATGCTGTCCCAAATTCCCGGCATTTTCCATGTCTCCAGTGGGGATATGTTCCGCGAACTCGACATCAACTCCAAATGCGGACAAATCTTCCAAGAATACGCAGGAATTGGTAAATTAGTCCCAGATCACATCACAATTAAAATCTGGCAAGACTACATGGAGGCAAAAGTTCGTGAGCAGGTTTACTCGCCGGAGAGCGATCTGCTCATCCTTGACGGCATCCCACGGAACATCACGCAAGCATCCTTGATGGCATCCTATGTAAATATTTTTAAAGTGATCTACTTGGTCTGTGAGGATCGGGAAGTGATGTTCAAACGCATTCGGGGACGCGCACTCAAAGAAAGCCGAATCGATGATGCCGAAGAAATGGTCGTTCGCTATCGGTGGGATGTTTACAAACGGGAAACGGAACCTCTGATTGACCACTATCCGCAAGATTTAATTCGGATTATCGACGCTAACACGATTGCAGTAGATGTTCTTCATCAAATCCTATCCACAATCGTGCCTATCCAGAAGAATCATTTCAAGCCCCCGAGCATGTAA
- the aroB gene encoding 3-dehydroquinate synthase, which translates to MTKTLRVELGDNSYPLVVGTGLLNNVGEHLIPHTKSNKVLIVSDTFVKARYMPVVLKSLEDAGLDVSTMAVPAGEENKSLAQFSHIQDSLVAHQLDRGSTLIALGGGVIGDLAGFAAAVYMRGIPYVQIPTTLQAQVDASVGGKTAINHPKGKNLIGAFHQPKLVLIDVDTLKTLPQRDIRSGLIEVIKMGVIRDEPLFERIEENLDAILNLDNTALTEIISQACINKAEIVAKDEKESGLRMVLNYGHTFGHALEALTHYNRYRHGEAVSIGMNCAAQLAVNLGMFSETDFQRQQTLLKRAKLPIAFPPDLTPEALCDAMYLDKKTLGGKLRLILPTRIGEVVIRDDVDDRHVLEAISQCF; encoded by the coding sequence ATGACGAAAACCTTACGCGTGGAACTCGGAGATAATAGTTATCCGCTTGTCGTCGGGACAGGACTCCTTAACAACGTTGGAGAACACCTCATACCGCATACGAAATCGAATAAGGTGCTCATCGTTTCGGACACATTCGTTAAAGCGCGCTATATGCCTGTTGTCCTGAAGAGTCTTGAAGATGCTGGTCTTGATGTGAGTACAATGGCAGTTCCTGCTGGCGAAGAGAACAAATCGTTGGCGCAGTTCTCCCACATACAGGACAGCTTAGTTGCCCATCAACTCGATCGCGGTTCAACGCTTATCGCGCTCGGTGGCGGTGTCATCGGCGACTTGGCTGGATTTGCAGCGGCGGTATATATGCGCGGTATCCCTTACGTCCAGATTCCGACGACGTTACAGGCGCAGGTCGACGCAAGCGTTGGCGGCAAGACGGCGATTAACCATCCGAAGGGCAAGAACCTCATCGGCGCATTCCATCAACCAAAACTGGTGCTCATCGACGTAGATACGCTCAAAACCCTACCGCAACGCGACATCCGATCAGGACTTATTGAAGTTATTAAGATGGGCGTTATCCGCGATGAACCCCTATTTGAGAGGATTGAAGAAAACCTTGACGCTATCCTGAATTTAGACAACACAGCACTCACTGAGATAATTTCGCAAGCGTGTATCAACAAAGCAGAAATCGTTGCTAAAGACGAAAAAGAGAGTGGATTGCGGATGGTCCTCAACTATGGGCATACCTTCGGACACGCGCTTGAAGCATTGACACATTACAATAGGTATCGACACGGCGAAGCGGTCTCTATCGGGATGAACTGCGCCGCACAGTTAGCAGTAAATTTGGGAATGTTCTCCGAAACCGATTTTCAACGGCAACAGACACTCCTAAAGCGTGCGAAATTGCCGATTGCCTTCCCACCCGATCTCACCCCGGAAGCGTTATGTGACGCGATGTATTTAGACAAAAAGACGTTAGGCGGTAAACTCCGCCTCATCCTGCCGACGCGTATCGGGGAAGTCGTTATCCGAGACGATGTAGATGATCGGCATGTTTTAGAAGCTATCTCGCAATGTTTTTGA
- a CDS encoding fibronectin type III domain-containing protein translates to MIKTTQWTVVCLVLCLSVGTAFSQGLSPPANVTAVDTPNDDGSSITIKWDTAPEDSGITGYQILRRIADGDLEEIGELLPAGTATYVDSSIEKGNAYAYIVRAVSETEATVDSEQTVPVKGTGEWFHTGKIPLFIAMLLFGAVILWNIYYARSGKDIFVRRIPGLEAVDEAIGRATEMGRSILYTLGLGRVDDVPTIASMTILGQVARRTADYETPLRVPCRDPIVMNVVREVVRTAYLDEGRPDVYNEENVFFVSESQFAYAAGVDGIMLREKPAAIFLQGQFFAESLILAETGNSIGAIQIAGTDSEHQLPFFIAACDYTLIGEELYAASAYLSREPMLLGSLRGQDWGKVLIFITMILGVILELSGVNWITTLLQKVN, encoded by the coding sequence ATGATAAAAACAACTCAATGGACAGTCGTCTGCTTGGTTTTGTGCCTAAGTGTTGGCACTGCGTTTAGCCAAGGGCTTAGCCCACCGGCAAACGTCACGGCAGTGGATACACCCAATGACGATGGCTCCAGTATCACCATCAAGTGGGACACAGCCCCCGAAGATAGCGGTATCACAGGATATCAAATCCTGCGGCGGATAGCAGACGGCGATCTTGAAGAAATCGGTGAACTACTGCCTGCCGGAACAGCGACTTATGTCGATTCCTCTATTGAAAAAGGGAACGCCTACGCCTACATTGTGCGCGCCGTTAGCGAGACAGAGGCAACAGTGGATTCCGAACAAACCGTCCCCGTCAAAGGAACAGGGGAATGGTTTCATACCGGCAAAATCCCGCTGTTTATCGCCATGCTTCTCTTTGGTGCCGTTATTCTTTGGAATATCTATTATGCGCGGAGTGGTAAAGATATCTTCGTTCGGCGCATCCCTGGACTTGAGGCTGTAGATGAAGCCATCGGTAGAGCCACGGAGATGGGACGCTCTATTCTCTATACCTTAGGGTTAGGTCGCGTAGATGATGTCCCTACTATTGCGAGTATGACAATTCTGGGGCAAGTGGCACGGCGAACTGCCGATTATGAAACACCATTGCGTGTGCCTTGCCGGGATCCAATTGTTATGAATGTCGTGCGTGAGGTCGTGCGAACAGCATATCTTGATGAAGGTCGTCCGGATGTCTATAACGAGGAAAACGTTTTCTTTGTCAGTGAAAGCCAATTCGCCTACGCTGCTGGTGTGGATGGTATTATGCTTCGTGAAAAACCCGCGGCGATATTTTTACAAGGTCAATTTTTCGCTGAATCGCTTATTCTCGCGGAAACAGGCAATTCTATTGGTGCCATTCAGATTGCAGGAACAGACTCTGAGCACCAACTTCCGTTCTTTATCGCTGCATGCGACTATACTTTAATTGGTGAAGAATTGTACGCAGCGAGTGCTTATCTGTCCAGAGAACCGATGTTACTTGGGAGTCTCAGAGGACAAGATTGGGGAAAGGTACTCATTTTCATAACTATGATTCTGGGCGTGATTCTTGAGTTGTCCGGTGTCAATTGGATAACAACGCTCTTACAAAAGGTGAATTAG